The following nucleotide sequence is from Ornithodoros turicata isolate Travis chromosome 2, ASM3712646v1, whole genome shotgun sequence.
TTACGTTCAACGACTCCAAGCTGCTTAGTGGGGTATAAGGGCAACAGGTTTCATCCAACTCGTGTGAGGTACGTGACGCTGCTTAGCTGGAAAGtacgtgataaaaaaaaattgtaattaATACATTCTTACGAAAAAATCGGCGACCTTCAAACTTTCGTCGCTTggaggtgaaaaaaaaaaagtcagataCGTTTATTGGCGCCAGAAGGAACTGTTATTGGAAGAGCGCGCTCTATTTACAATTATGTCGCATTGAGAGATTGCAGCGACTCGCAGTGTGAGAAGCGTTTGTTTCGCAATGGGCTATGTTCCTTGAGACTGGGGACGGGACGAGGGACAGCGGACAAGAAGTTGTCACGGAGACGCTGTCTCCCGTCCCGTTCTgagactcaaggaaatgttgttCACTTCACCTAGACACCAGCTCGCtcgcttttttctattttgttcTTCACGCTATGTTCGTACGTCCATCCTTCGGATCGATAACGTTGGGTAGCATGTTTTTAAACTTGCTCTGTTTACTCCTTTGCTTGTTTAAACTTGCTGTGATACACAAGACGGGACGGGAGTACAGAAGAAGACACACCTCAGTCATGATAAGGTAGCACTGTTTGGATTGCTTCGGAGGAATGTTGAAGTCCTCTAATACGAAACAAAACTCTTCTTCGTCGACGACGCCATCACCTGAAATATGAAGAGGAAGCACTGCTGCATTCTATTTAATGACGAAGGGGCAATATGGACAACTGGGTATAAGCCAGCACGAAACCAGGACAGAAGAAAAGCGCGATGATAGGACATGTATAGGGACATGTAAATATTATGTATAGGGTGCGACAAGTTATACCCACAGAACCCGGTCACATGTAGGAATCAGCGTAAAGTTTCACGCATAATATGTACAACGTCAGTGTAAAAGGAGACATATTTCGCGCAACGACAAATTAGATAGGACAAGTCCGGTAACATATGGATCCGTTGGGTGAAATGCGTGAAAAAGAGGAGAGTTACCGAATTTCGTCATAGCCCGCGAACCGAAAACACGGTCAAGGTGAAACGGCATCTTCATTGTCACCATCATTATCATAGTACGGGACGGTTTCAATAGCAAAGTTCAACCGCGATATTCTAACAGAAGTCACTCGATCCTCCTCTGCACCACGCAACCTCAACCCAACTACGGGCTATGAAACGACTCTATTTGTTGGACATTGTCGTTGTTATTTTTGTTGGACAGAAGGGACGGTTCTGAACacacaatagtgagttttagtggatcgtacgctatcgcctctgcgtacgtaaggaatagcgttggtggttatgcgcacgcgcaaaacataaagagagcttcgcgcactgcgcagaaccactacgctatcccctacgtacgcaaaggcgatagcgtacgatacaatAAAGCTCTCTAATGGGACTTTTACATTCGGCAAGCGAACggttcttgtttgtttgttacgaGATAATTCAAACGAGATATCGAAGTTACGCAAAACGGATACACCTGACAACGTGCCTTATGAGGGCGACTGGAGACCCTGCCACCATGGTGCCAGATTACGTTACCAACGCCGTCACCGCTCATCGCATATTATGCCCACGATTGGCCGAAACTCCTTTCTTTCACGTGAGCCGTGCGCaacttaaagggacactaaaatgcaaaaacaagttcaaattacgttacacgctatgttaatttcggcCTTGTtacataattcaaaactttgattccactacggagctacaatcgaaattataccggactctttcttgcttcggcgctaagcagtgaacgtcgtttcagctcttgcatcggtgtttttagtccatgctgcgcgtgcacgcgcgtgccacgtcatggagcagtcccggtgaaaaacagtGCGCGTTTCGAAGCGCGCTGGCGTAGCTGTCCGAAGGaagtgaagataaatgttgtcagtggaacattcgcgagaactgttgtgggctaaaATTCAGTGTATCGGCATTGAAAAATGctgcagtgcgcatcatgcagcgcatacggaacactacgatcggacccgttccaaatccacactgCCACGATAGGTATGGCGctcttctcctgctgtctgattggatgccgccaatctttgcctcctggggattccattcgttgccgccaaagacgactctgttttcattgcgtttttcttctaaacggtagcgctatGTTAACTAATTTTACttggcagaaaaataggcgatgtcaagttgccggtggtgagtaaatcaaagagtgatattaaacggtaagGAGcagcttatttatttgtttacacATGGTACGAGACTTAAGTGCACgggactgcacttcttcaggttacaaaaatatgaacatggtacaggaacatatatacagttgacgggagagttttggcatgagagggtaacagggtgatggaaagaatgcaaatacaggtaacaatgaaaagaacataaatacaaacgcaGGGACAAACTGGTAACCCtgcgtttgtatttatgttcttttcatttttacctgtatttgcatcctttccatcaccctgttacccgCTCATGCCAAAACTCcgccgtcaactgtatatatgttcctgtaccatgttcatatttttgtaacctgaaaaagtgcagtctcgtgcacgaaagcctcgttaccatgtgtaaataaataagttgctcctaccgtttaatatcactctttaatTTTACTTGCACTATTCTAATTGAAACACGAACTTTCATTtcagagcaagttgtttttgcattttagtgcccctttaaacagGGGTACACGGTACACCACGCGCGTGGCAGCCAAGAAGCGAGTGGAGGAACACAAGAGGAAGTAGAAACTCGGAGCAGAGGTCAGTTTCCCGACGGGAAGAACGGTTTCCAGCAAAAATTTGGCCGGGTTCGAGAAACTTCATGGTCTGTGTGCTAGAGTGCTCGCTCTGATCCTCTATAATGCACGTTTTACTCGGAGCAACGCATGGGGGCCATAGGCATCTGCTATGAACCGACCCCGGCTTTGTTGATCAGCGAACACTTCGTATTTTACTAGATAGCGGTACATCCTTACCTGTGCGGTCATACATGTTGAATCGAAACCACATGTACGTTGACAGCCATTTTGGTGCATCTTCGCCGTCGTCTTTTTTATCGGCCTCAGCACGCTTTTCCCACAGTCGTAACTACAAGATAATCGTATTGCGTCACCAATAATCTATTTTGGAAAGTGTTTCGATTGGGTCAGTCATTCTTGATTTATTTAACTGGGGGAGATTTTCGGAAAACACCGAACAGAAAACATAACGGGAGCGCATATTGATGTCTTTTATAGAACGTAACTGGGAAACGCAGTCAAACCATAGTCGCTGAGAATGTCTCATTAAAGAGAATAAGCCGCGAGTGAAAAGAAGGAGTgtcaaaaaatgaaaagatgaCACCATGTCATTACTCTGACTGCCGTTGATTTGTGCACATGAGTACTTCAATTTGTAACACCGAATTCAGCCGACAACATTTTGTCACCATGTGATGACGTACCCATTCTTCCGCAGTAACTCTATCGTCCGCGTCCTCGTCCGCGTCTTGGCGTAGTGTGATCCAGATGTCATCAAAGAGCTCTTTCGCTTTGCGGTATTTGACGCTGCCATCCTTCCAGCCATTCAACCGGCAAATGTGCTGAAAGTATTTGCAAAAAATTCTGAATAAGATATGTAGATATAAACGCATGCAGACTACACCCTTTGCTGTCCGCATAATTTATTGCGCCGACCAACAGGTAATGGACTCAACCAACAAAATATTAACTGATTAACTATGCAGGCAACAAACATGTGATGCAACAAAAAGCGCAAACTTTGGTTTCTCTGAGCTAGGATGCTGGCCTTCGGCCATGCCGTTGCCTTCACCCCATCGAAAAACAAATAAAGGGTATGCGACACTTCATCCAAGGTTATGCCAAATATTTGCCTCGATGAGAACCTGCATTCCAACTTTCATATCAAAGAGAGGAAGAGACTAGAGATGCAAATTTCctgaaattttgaatcgctcgaaaaaaccCGGTTTCTTTCGGGTGTTTTCCGAACAATTTgagaaaatggaaacaaacgcggttactggtgagtcgaagcattgccggccaagccacagcatacaatgagctagaaactttagtagtgttcacccgctaggcataaatgcagagcagagcatcccatgagaccgctgtctactcagcgataggtaattcgaacaacccgtccactccaaccagaactccgacattatgtgaatgcgacggcgatcgcttggagcagccagacggagctctaagttggtggttgttggcggattagaggcacccaaggcactgttggcgggttagaacgcatcgaaggcacgaataTTTACagttttgaattttgtcgcctggaaattttgggcaatttttccggagacgaggaaaaaaaccaTTTTTTTCCCAAAATTTCTGGGTTTTTTTTCCgaggcttcgcatctctagaaGAGACACGTAGGAAACGGGCACCGCGAAACATCCGGCTCTGACATGACTGTAGGCATCTCCACCGGTGAAGCAGAGAGAGACGTCACGTGCCTACGACAACCAATGGGAATGCACGTAGCTCccactcctacactcttaaaaatgaacttccccgcatagcacgctcctagccaaccatcatctcggatgatatcgctatttccctgatttgttgaaaacgggaagcgtaggCCTTTTTTgagacacttatgctgttcataattgtcacgaaaaaggcgtacgcctcccgttttcaacaaattagggccgataacgacatcattcgacatgatggttagctaggagcgtgctatgcggtgaagttaatttcttAAAGTGTATGATATCAGTGCTTGACGCGTCAATGTGTTGGAGGGTTTATATCTAGCCATGTACGGCACATGAAAAAATAGTTATTGTTTCCTCATGTGGCGCAGTAGTGCTGTACTTTGTGATGAACCACGTACGTCTATCAATGTGCCACAACCCCTTTAAATATGAACACTTACGAGGAAGATCGAAACTTTGGGAATATGTCACAGAACAACGGGTCTGCTGAGACAAAGTCGGTCGAAGATGGCATGTATGCCACGTACGCCTCATCGCGACAAGGTGCTAACGCAGGCTGTGTTGCTGGATATGATGTACGTTGCGAATGCTGTGCAGGACACGCGAGGAAGCAGTTTATCAGTATCGTTTGACAACCACCTCAGGCTTTTCCAAGTCATCATCTCTTCTGCATATTCGGTTATGTGAGACTGTGTACACGGACTCTGCACTACGCGCTGAATGCTTATAGTTGCGCGAACATCGTGATAAATCTCAGGTGCAACCGCACGTGTTGCCTGTGACGATGCCAGTGTTGCCTGCGCTCTAATGACAGGACAAGGTGAAGTACAATGTACAAGCACTGTACAATGTGCAAGATGAAGTTCTTCAATCATGATGCCTCATGGGGTCTCTATTACTTCTCTAGCTTACCTCTCTTGCCTCGTTGAAGTCCTCCATTGTGATGACTCCATCCTTGTTTATATCtagaaaaaggaaacaaaaaggaGGAATGTGTATCCAACCGTAAAGGCAACTAATACATAATTAGCTAACTAAGCATAATTATATCATACATCGAGACACGACCTGCTGCATGGGATACTGCAGCAATGCACACTCACGGAGCCATTTATTGTGAATGCTGGTCGCGCTGTTCACATGGCATACAAATAGATGGAGCAAACGCAGCGTCCCAGTTGACATCTTCATCAATCTGTTGCACACTTCTCTTCGTGTTTTGCATGTTGGACGCTCACACAAGAATTACCGTGGCACCCTGATTCTCCAGCAACATACTGCTCATGAGTGGCTTCGTGCCTTAGAAAATTTGCGTTGTGGAGCAAGAACAAGTTCTAAGTCTATTGGAGTCGTTGCCGATTTTTTTTCAAAACAGGGGGTGATCAAATTGCTTCTAGAggtgtgcactcttaaaaatgaactttaccgcgtagcacgctcctagcatacttgccaacttgggaacatccaaaatagggagatttcaaaagcgcgggggggggggtaggagaAAGCCGATGTTGGGTGGCTTTTATTTGCATACGTAACACGAGCACACTTCACCCCAGTAGGCTCGTCgggcacaagttttgcagcaacagactatgccctctccaagaaactatctgggtgTCAAGCTGCGACAAGGCTATGACGCTTTGTCAAAA
It contains:
- the LOC135386010 gene encoding sarcoplasmic calcium-binding proteins I, III, and IV-like encodes the protein MGQTLKKFGSKPQSALSPFRRKKLLCEFNTFYDINKDGVITMEDFNEAREHICRLNGWKDGSVKYRKAKELFDDIWITLRQDADEDADDRVTAEEWLRLWEKRAEADKKDDGEDAPKWLSTYMWFRFNMYDRTGDGVVDEEEFCFVLEDFNIPPKQSKQCYLIMTENGEKELNYDYFCQLAEEYFNSDDESALGNFITGRLDFRS